From a single Intestinibaculum porci genomic region:
- a CDS encoding EamA family transporter, whose amino-acid sequence MMKQSRYGLCVFLGGCCYGILSTFVKFAYKAGFTPNEVSGGQYLFGVLIIWLIFLFTKKQKLSLKQVLILLVSGIPFGLTSICYYRALQSLNASLAIIFLFQFVWIGSLFDFIFNHHKPTKQKLISIAILLAGSLLASGVFAQSASFSLTGMLWGILSAFTYTAGMFLSGQVEKDLPPVERSALLSTGGMILIMILLRPDFFTDVTKLTAIAPYATVLGLFGVALPPLLYAIGIPHVGTGLGTILSASELPVAVMMSYFVIGEHIGFMQWLGVLLIILAIIAGNMQPKKILSINPSQR is encoded by the coding sequence ATGATGAAACAGTCACGTTATGGTTTATGCGTTTTTCTGGGAGGCTGCTGTTATGGGATCCTCTCAACCTTTGTGAAATTTGCCTATAAAGCTGGCTTTACGCCAAATGAGGTTTCTGGCGGTCAGTATCTTTTTGGGGTTTTGATTATCTGGCTCATCTTCCTGTTTACCAAAAAGCAGAAGCTTTCTTTAAAACAGGTACTGATCCTCTTAGTTTCCGGTATTCCTTTTGGTTTAACCAGTATTTGTTACTACAGAGCATTACAGAGCTTAAATGCATCCTTAGCTATTATCTTCTTATTTCAGTTTGTCTGGATTGGCAGTCTCTTTGATTTTATTTTTAATCATCACAAACCAACCAAGCAAAAACTCATTTCTATTGCCATTTTATTAGCGGGCTCATTATTGGCTTCTGGGGTCTTTGCTCAGAGTGCGTCCTTCTCCTTAACGGGGATGCTTTGGGGGATTTTATCAGCCTTTACTTATACTGCCGGCATGTTTTTAAGCGGTCAGGTCGAAAAAGATTTACCACCAGTGGAAAGAAGTGCCCTCTTATCAACGGGTGGCATGATCCTGATTATGATCCTTTTACGCCCTGACTTCTTCACCGATGTCACAAAACTAACAGCGATTGCCCCCTATGCCACAGTATTAGGCTTATTTGGCGTTGCTTTACCACCTTTGCTTTATGCCATTGGCATTCCCCATGTCGGAACTGGCTTAGGCACTATCCTTTCGGCTTCAGAATTACCCGTAGCGGTCATGATGTCATACTTTGTCATTGGTGAACATATTGGTTTCATGCAGTGGCTTGGTGTGCTGCTGATCATCCTGGCAATCATTGCCGGCAATATGCAGCCAAAGAAAATCTTATCAATCAATCCATCTCAGCGTTAA
- a CDS encoding MoaF-related domain-containing protein, with translation MKIAEKLKNKKLDVQYETGAHYQMTYLSDQELKWEALGELAEGEAPEGIEPYYAYEIEEDVYNINWIEGDGMTASQIVDFKTNKVYAFLTWADETIRGGRGHILQQGTFKVVE, from the coding sequence ATGAAAATTGCAGAAAAGTTAAAGAACAAAAAATTAGATGTACAGTATGAAACAGGGGCCCATTATCAGATGACTTATTTATCTGATCAGGAACTGAAATGGGAAGCTCTTGGTGAACTTGCAGAAGGAGAAGCACCAGAAGGTATTGAACCTTATTACGCTTATGAGATTGAAGAAGATGTTTATAATATCAACTGGATTGAAGGTGATGGTATGACAGCATCGCAAATCGTTGATTTTAAGACGAATAAGGTTTACGCTTTCCTGACATGGGCCGATGAAACTATCCGCGGCGGTCGTGGTCATATTTTACAGCAGGGTACTTTTAAAGTTGTAGAATAA
- a CDS encoding Rrf2 family transcriptional regulator → MFSSKLSTAVHILLYIEEYEQEEKITSEVLADTTGVNAVNIRKILGKLKKAQLVSVKPGVGGSYLAKKPDEITLKMIFQAVEESDHTLFKMHEHPNVNCPVGRSIKDVFDRRLEKIQVDMLSDMEAVKLSDLYQDMKKKLAKE, encoded by the coding sequence ATGTTTTCAAGTAAATTATCTACCGCAGTTCATATTCTTCTCTATATTGAAGAGTATGAGCAGGAAGAAAAAATAACTTCAGAAGTATTGGCGGATACAACCGGTGTCAATGCGGTCAACATTCGAAAGATACTTGGTAAATTAAAAAAAGCACAGCTCGTTTCAGTTAAACCGGGAGTTGGCGGCAGTTACTTAGCCAAAAAGCCAGATGAGATTACTTTAAAAATGATATTTCAGGCGGTTGAAGAATCAGATCATACGCTTTTTAAGATGCATGAACATCCTAATGTCAATTGTCCGGTGGGAAGATCTATTAAAGACGTATTTGATAGGCGTTTAGAAAAGATTCAGGTGGATATGTTAAGTGATATGGAAGCTGTTAAGCTTTCTGATCTTTACCAGGATATGAAGAAAAAACTTGCGAAAGAATAA